A single Stutzerimonas stutzeri DNA region contains:
- a CDS encoding DUF4149 domain-containing protein: MRAGVISWQLAQTFWVGGLWLLQFVMLPALAKIGLAPLLIEEIASSLRPLLVGFAAFCAMLQGVVLIQLHGFRALWQDLRGQLLLSVWVLSASFFVVRAGVVESPYWLVFSYLVIGLCGLMLVLQVAPGRER; this comes from the coding sequence ATGCGAGCCGGTGTCATCAGCTGGCAGCTGGCCCAGACATTCTGGGTCGGCGGCCTCTGGCTGTTGCAATTCGTGATGTTACCGGCATTGGCCAAGATCGGGCTGGCGCCGCTGCTGATCGAGGAAATCGCCTCCAGCCTGCGGCCGTTGCTGGTGGGATTTGCTGCGTTCTGCGCCATGCTGCAGGGCGTCGTACTGATCCAGCTCCACGGCTTTCGCGCGTTGTGGCAAGACCTGCGAGGCCAGTTACTGCTGTCCGTGTGGGTGCTCTCTGCGAGCTTTTTCGTGGTGCGCGCTGGCGTCGTCGAATCGCCGTACTGGCTGGTATTCAGCTACCTTGTAATCGGGCTGTGCGGGCTGATGCTGGTGTTGCAGGTCGCTCCCGGGCGGGAGCGATAG
- the greA gene encoding transcription elongation factor GreA: MTKYPMTVQGARALEDELKHLKTELRPQITQAIAEARELGDLKENAEYHAAREQQGMVEARIRDIEGRLQNAQVIDVASIPHSGKVIFGTTVEIANVETDETVTYQIVGDDESDIKRGKLSVSSPIARALVGKEEGDVVAVKTPSGVVEYEIVEVRHI; the protein is encoded by the coding sequence ATGACTAAATACCCCATGACTGTCCAGGGCGCTCGCGCCCTGGAAGACGAACTCAAACACCTCAAGACCGAATTGCGTCCACAGATTACCCAGGCCATCGCTGAGGCGCGTGAGCTTGGAGATCTCAAGGAAAACGCCGAGTACCATGCCGCCCGCGAACAGCAGGGCATGGTGGAGGCGCGGATTCGGGACATCGAAGGTCGTCTGCAGAACGCGCAGGTCATCGACGTGGCCAGCATTCCGCACAGCGGCAAGGTTATCTTCGGCACGACCGTGGAAATCGCCAATGTCGAGACCGATGAAACCGTGACGTACCAGATCGTGGGTGACGACGAGTCGGATATCAAGCGCGGCAAGCTGTCGGTCAGCTCTCCGATCGCACGCGCTCTGGTGGGCAAAGAAGAAGGCGATGTGGTGGCGGTCAAGACACCCAGTGGCGTGGTCGAATACGAGATCGTCGAGGTCCGCCATATCTGA
- the carB gene encoding carbamoyl-phosphate synthase large subunit, with the protein MPKRTDIKSILILGAGPIVIGQACEFDYSGAQACKALREEGFRVILVNSNPATIMTDPAMADATYIEPIKWATVAKIIEKERPDALLPTMGGQTALNCALDLEKHGVLEKFGVEMIGANADTIDKAEDRSRFDKAMKNIGLACPVSGIAHNMDEAYGVLEKVGFPCIIRPSFTMGGTGGGIAYNREEFEEICARGLDLSPTSELLIDESLIGWKEYEMEVVRDKKDNCIIVCAIENFDPMGVHTGDSITVAPAQTLTDKEYQILRNASLAVLREIGVETGGSNVQFGVCPNTGRMVVIEMNPRVSRSSALASKATGFPIAKIAAKLAVGYTLDELQNDITGGRTPASFEPAIDYVVTKIPRFAFEKFPKADARLTTQMKSVGEVMAIGRTFQESMHKALRGLEVGVSGFDPKLDLADPESESTLKRELTVPGADRIWYLADAFRAGKTVAEVFDLTRIDEWFLVQIEDLIKDEERIKTMGLSSIDRDVMYKLKRKGFSDARLAKLLGVTEKNLRNHRHKLKVLPVYKRVDTCAAEFATDTAYLYSTYEEECEANPSGRDKIMILGGGPNRIGQGIEFDYCCVHAALAMRDDGYETIMVNCNPETVSTDYDTSDRLYFEPVTLEDVLEIVRVEQPKGVIVQYGGQTPLKLARALEEAGVPIIGTSPDAIDRAEDRERFQQMVERLNLRQPPNATARSEEEALAASKVIGYPLVVRPSYVLGGRAMEIVYQEEELRRYMREAVKVSNDSPVLLDHFLNCAIEVDIDAVCDGEHVVIGAIMQHIEQAGVHSGDSACSLPPYSLPAHIQDEIRDQVKKMALELGVVGLMNVQMAVQGEDIFVIEVNPRASRTVPFVSKCIGVSLAMIAARVMAGKTLAEVGLTEEIIPNFYSVKEAVFPFAKFPGVDPILGPEMKSTGEVMGVGDSFAEAFAKAQLGASEILPNSGCAFISVRDDDKPHVAQVARDLVGLGFEVVATVGTAKLIEAAGLPVRRVNKVTEGRPHVVDMIKNDEVTLIINTTEGRQSIADSYSIRRNALQHKICCTTTLAGGQAICEALKFGPEKTVRRLQDLHAGIKA; encoded by the coding sequence ATGCCCAAGCGTACAGACATAAAGAGCATCCTGATCCTCGGTGCCGGCCCTATCGTTATCGGCCAGGCCTGCGAGTTCGATTATTCCGGCGCGCAGGCGTGCAAGGCACTGAGGGAAGAAGGTTTTCGCGTCATTCTGGTGAACTCCAACCCGGCCACCATCATGACTGACCCGGCCATGGCCGACGCCACCTACATAGAGCCGATCAAGTGGGCCACGGTGGCCAAGATCATCGAGAAGGAGCGTCCTGATGCGCTGCTGCCGACCATGGGTGGCCAGACCGCATTGAACTGCGCGCTGGACCTGGAAAAGCACGGCGTCCTGGAAAAATTCGGCGTCGAGATGATCGGCGCGAACGCCGATACCATCGACAAGGCGGAAGACCGCTCGCGCTTCGATAAAGCAATGAAGAACATCGGTCTGGCCTGTCCGGTGTCCGGTATCGCGCACAACATGGACGAAGCCTACGGTGTGCTTGAGAAGGTCGGTTTCCCCTGCATCATCCGGCCGTCTTTCACCATGGGCGGCACCGGCGGCGGTATTGCCTACAACCGCGAAGAGTTCGAGGAAATCTGCGCGCGCGGTCTCGATCTGTCGCCGACCAGCGAATTGCTGATCGACGAGTCGCTGATCGGCTGGAAGGAATACGAGATGGAGGTTGTCCGCGACAAGAAGGACAACTGCATCATCGTCTGCGCCATCGAGAACTTCGATCCGATGGGCGTGCACACCGGCGACTCCATCACCGTCGCGCCGGCTCAGACCTTGACCGACAAGGAATACCAGATTCTGCGCAACGCCTCGCTGGCCGTTCTGCGTGAGATCGGTGTGGAAACCGGCGGCTCCAACGTACAGTTCGGCGTCTGCCCGAACACGGGCCGCATGGTCGTCATCGAGATGAACCCGCGTGTGTCGCGCTCCTCGGCCCTCGCCTCCAAGGCCACGGGTTTCCCGATCGCCAAGATCGCCGCGAAGCTGGCGGTGGGTTATACCCTCGACGAACTGCAGAACGACATCACCGGTGGCCGGACCCCGGCGTCCTTCGAGCCGGCGATCGATTACGTGGTGACCAAGATCCCGCGTTTCGCGTTCGAGAAGTTTCCCAAGGCCGATGCTCGCCTGACCACGCAGATGAAGTCCGTTGGCGAAGTCATGGCCATCGGTCGTACATTCCAGGAATCGATGCACAAAGCGCTGCGCGGCCTGGAAGTGGGGGTGTCGGGCTTCGATCCGAAGCTGGACTTGGCCGATCCGGAGAGCGAGAGCACGCTCAAGCGTGAGCTTACCGTGCCGGGCGCGGACCGTATCTGGTATCTGGCCGATGCCTTCCGCGCGGGCAAGACCGTTGCGGAAGTGTTCGACCTGACGCGCATCGACGAGTGGTTCCTGGTGCAGATCGAGGATCTGATCAAGGACGAAGAGCGCATCAAGACGATGGGCCTGTCCAGCATCGACCGCGACGTCATGTACAAGCTCAAGCGCAAGGGCTTCTCCGACGCGCGTCTGGCCAAATTGCTTGGCGTGACCGAGAAGAACCTGCGCAATCATCGCCACAAGCTCAAGGTGCTGCCGGTCTACAAGCGCGTCGACACCTGCGCCGCCGAGTTCGCAACCGACACCGCCTACCTGTATTCGACCTACGAGGAAGAGTGCGAGGCCAATCCGTCCGGCCGCGACAAGATCATGATTCTCGGCGGCGGGCCGAACCGCATCGGCCAGGGCATCGAGTTCGACTACTGCTGCGTACACGCGGCGCTGGCGATGCGCGACGATGGCTACGAGACCATCATGGTCAACTGCAACCCGGAAACCGTCTCCACCGACTACGACACCTCGGACCGCCTGTACTTCGAGCCGGTCACTCTGGAAGACGTGCTGGAAATCGTCCGTGTCGAGCAGCCGAAAGGTGTGATCGTCCAGTACGGCGGCCAGACTCCGCTCAAGCTCGCGCGTGCGCTGGAAGAAGCTGGCGTGCCGATCATCGGTACCAGTCCCGACGCCATCGACCGTGCCGAGGACCGCGAGCGTTTCCAGCAGATGGTCGAGCGCCTGAATCTGCGCCAGCCGCCGAACGCAACGGCGCGCAGCGAAGAGGAAGCCCTGGCCGCGTCCAAGGTCATTGGCTATCCGCTGGTGGTGCGCCCCTCGTACGTGCTCGGTGGGCGTGCAATGGAGATCGTCTACCAGGAAGAAGAGCTGCGTCGCTACATGCGCGAGGCGGTCAAGGTTTCCAACGACAGTCCTGTGCTGCTGGACCACTTCCTCAACTGCGCCATCGAGGTTGATATCGACGCGGTGTGCGACGGTGAGCACGTGGTGATCGGCGCGATCATGCAGCACATCGAGCAAGCGGGTGTGCACTCCGGTGACTCGGCTTGTTCGTTGCCCCCGTACTCGCTGCCGGCGCATATCCAGGACGAGATACGCGACCAGGTCAAGAAGATGGCCCTCGAGCTTGGCGTGGTCGGTCTGATGAACGTTCAGATGGCTGTGCAGGGCGAAGACATTTTCGTGATCGAAGTGAACCCGCGTGCGTCGCGTACCGTTCCCTTCGTCTCCAAGTGCATCGGCGTTTCGCTGGCGATGATCGCGGCGCGCGTAATGGCCGGCAAGACGCTCGCAGAGGTTGGCTTGACCGAAGAGATCATCCCGAACTTCTACAGCGTCAAGGAAGCGGTGTTCCCCTTCGCCAAGTTTCCGGGCGTAGACCCCATCCTTGGCCCAGAGATGAAGTCGACCGGTGAGGTGATGGGTGTCGGTGACAGCTTTGCCGAAGCCTTCGCCAAGGCGCAGCTGGGTGCCAGCGAAATCCTGCCGAACAGCGGCTGCGCATTCATCAGCGTACGTGACGATGACAAGCCACATGTCGCGCAGGTGGCACGTGATCTGGTCGGGCTCGGATTCGAGGTGGTCGCCACCGTTGGCACTGCCAAGCTGATCGAGGCAGCCGGCCTGCCGGTACGCCGGGTCAATAAGGTGACCGAAGGTCGTCCTCACGTTGTCGACATGATCAAGAATGACGAAGTCACCCTGATCATCAACACCACCGAGGGGCGTCAGTCGATCGCTGACTCCTACTCGATTCGTCGTAACGCCCTGCAGCACAAGATCTGTTGCACGACCACCCTGGCCGGTGGTCAGGCGATCTGTGAGGCGCTTAAATTCGGTCCCGAGAAGACCGTGCGCCGCTTGCAGGATCTCCATGCAGGAATCAAGGCATGA
- the leuE gene encoding leucine efflux protein LeuE, whose amino-acid sequence MPSLGITDLWTYVLGTLFIVLLPGPNSLFVLATSAQHGVASGYKAASAVFLGDAILMLLSALGIASLLQAVPMVFVVLKFLGAAYLCYLGFGMLRGAWRKWHAPEVAVQALEAHAAVSSPFGRALFLSLSNPKAILFFISFFIQFVDPGYAYPGLSFLVLGTILEAISFLYLSFLIFCGVRLADWFRQRQRLSVGATSGVGAMFVGFGIKLAGATLT is encoded by the coding sequence TTGCCGAGCCTGGGGATCACCGACCTCTGGACGTACGTCCTTGGGACGCTGTTCATCGTCCTGCTGCCAGGGCCGAACTCGCTGTTCGTGCTCGCGACATCGGCGCAGCATGGCGTGGCGAGCGGCTACAAGGCGGCCAGCGCGGTGTTCCTAGGCGACGCGATTTTGATGCTGCTGTCCGCGCTGGGGATCGCCTCGTTGCTTCAGGCTGTGCCGATGGTCTTCGTGGTACTCAAGTTTCTCGGCGCCGCCTACCTGTGCTACCTCGGCTTCGGCATGCTGCGCGGCGCCTGGCGCAAGTGGCATGCGCCGGAGGTCGCCGTACAGGCATTGGAGGCCCATGCCGCGGTGAGCAGTCCGTTTGGGCGGGCGCTGTTTCTGAGCCTGTCCAATCCGAAGGCGATCCTCTTCTTCATCTCCTTCTTCATCCAGTTCGTCGATCCGGGCTACGCCTACCCCGGCCTGTCGTTCCTGGTGTTGGGAACCATCCTCGAGGCGATCAGCTTCCTGTACTTGAGTTTCCTGATTTTTTGCGGCGTGCGTCTGGCCGATTGGTTCCGCCAGCGCCAACGCTTGTCGGTCGGAGCTACCTCCGGCGTAGGCGCCATGTTTGTCGGTTTCGGCATCAAGCTGGCCGGCGCGACCTTGACCTGA
- the carA gene encoding glutamine-hydrolyzing carbamoyl-phosphate synthase small subunit, producing the protein MTKPAILALADGSIFRGESIGADGQTIGEVVFNTAMTGYQEILTDPSYAKQIVTLTYPHIGNTGTTEEDAESWKVWAAGLVIRDLPLISSNWRDKQSLPEYLKENGTVAIAGIDTRRLTRILREKGAQDGCILAGDDATEEKALELARSFPGLKGMDLAKEVSVKERFEWRSTVWCLKDDGHAEVPASDLPYHVVAFDYGVKYNILRMLVARGCRVTVLPAQTPASEALALNPDGVFLANGPGDPEPCDYAIEAIQEVLETDIPVFGICLGHQLLALASGAKTVKMPNGHHGANHPVQDLDTGVVMITSQNHGFAVDEASLPANLRATHKSLFDGTLQGIERTDKVAFSFQGHPEASPGPHDVAPLFDRFIAAMAERR; encoded by the coding sequence TTGACTAAGCCAGCCATACTCGCCCTTGCCGATGGCAGCATCTTTCGCGGCGAATCCATCGGCGCCGACGGCCAGACTATCGGTGAGGTGGTGTTCAATACCGCCATGACCGGCTATCAGGAAATCCTCACCGATCCTTCCTATGCCAAGCAGATCGTCACCCTGACCTACCCGCACATCGGCAATACCGGCACCACTGAAGAGGATGCCGAATCCTGGAAAGTCTGGGCCGCGGGCCTGGTCATCCGTGACCTGCCGTTGATTTCCAGCAACTGGCGCGACAAGCAATCGCTGCCGGAATACCTCAAGGAAAACGGCACGGTCGCAATTGCTGGCATCGATACTCGCCGCCTGACCCGGATTCTGCGTGAGAAGGGCGCTCAGGATGGTTGCATCCTGGCTGGCGACGACGCGACCGAAGAAAAGGCGCTGGAACTGGCGCGTAGCTTTCCCGGGCTCAAGGGCATGGACCTGGCCAAGGAAGTCAGTGTCAAGGAGCGCTTCGAGTGGCGTTCTACGGTCTGGTGCCTGAAAGACGATGGCCATGCCGAAGTGCCGGCAAGCGATCTGCCCTATCACGTCGTGGCGTTCGACTACGGAGTGAAATACAACATCCTGCGCATGCTCGTTGCGCGCGGCTGCCGCGTGACCGTGCTGCCGGCCCAGACGCCCGCCAGCGAGGCGCTGGCGCTGAATCCGGACGGTGTGTTCCTGGCCAATGGCCCAGGCGATCCCGAGCCGTGCGACTATGCGATCGAGGCGATCCAGGAGGTCCTGGAAACCGACATTCCGGTATTCGGAATCTGCCTCGGTCATCAGTTGCTCGCGCTTGCCTCTGGCGCCAAAACGGTAAAGATGCCGAACGGCCATCATGGCGCGAACCACCCGGTCCAGGACCTGGATACCGGCGTGGTGATGATCACCAGCCAGAACCATGGTTTCGCCGTGGACGAGGCCAGCCTGCCGGCCAACCTGCGCGCCACGCACAAGTCATTGTTCGATGGCACGCTGCAAGGGATCGAGCGCACCGATAAGGTGGCGTTCAGCTTCCAGGGTCACCCGGAAGCCAGCCCGGGCCCGCATGACGTGGCCCCGCTGTTCGATCGCTTCATTGCGGCCATGGCCGAGCGGCGCTGA
- the dapB gene encoding 4-hydroxy-tetrahydrodipicolinate reductase, whose protein sequence is MRRIAVMGAAGRMGKTLVEAVQQTGGAAGLTAAIDRPDSTLVGADAGELAAIGRLGVPLIGEVAKVVEEFDVLIDFTHPSVTLKNLDICRRAGKAMVIGTTGFSVEEKERLAAAAKDIPIVFAANFSVGVNLCLKLLDTAARVLGDEVDIEIIEAHHRHKVDAPSGTALRMGEVVADALGRDLQKVAVYGREGQTGARARDTIGFATVRAGDVVGDHTVLFAAEGERVEITHKASSRMTFAKGAVRAALWLEQRPAGLYDMQDVLGLR, encoded by the coding sequence ATGCGACGTATAGCAGTGATGGGCGCCGCTGGGCGCATGGGCAAGACCCTCGTCGAAGCGGTTCAGCAGACGGGCGGCGCTGCCGGCCTGACCGCGGCGATCGACCGCCCGGACAGTACCCTGGTCGGCGCTGATGCGGGAGAGCTGGCAGCAATCGGTCGACTTGGCGTTCCGCTGATCGGCGAAGTGGCAAAGGTGGTGGAGGAGTTCGACGTACTGATCGACTTCACTCATCCGTCCGTGACGCTGAAGAATCTCGACATCTGTCGCCGGGCGGGCAAGGCGATGGTGATCGGGACCACCGGTTTCTCTGTCGAAGAAAAGGAACGTCTGGCGGCGGCGGCGAAGGATATCCCGATCGTGTTCGCCGCGAACTTCAGCGTAGGGGTCAATCTTTGCCTGAAGTTGCTCGATACCGCGGCTCGGGTGTTGGGTGATGAGGTCGACATCGAAATCATCGAAGCGCATCACCGCCACAAGGTAGACGCCCCTTCGGGTACGGCGTTGCGTATGGGCGAGGTGGTTGCCGACGCGCTCGGACGTGATCTGCAGAAGGTCGCGGTGTACGGGCGTGAGGGGCAGACCGGCGCGCGCGCGCGCGACACGATCGGTTTCGCCACCGTCCGCGCTGGCGATGTGGTCGGCGATCATACGGTGCTGTTCGCGGCCGAAGGCGAGCGCGTCGAGATCACTCACAAGGCATCCAGCCGGATGACCTTCGCCAAGGGCGCGGTGCGCGCGGCGCTGTGGCTCGAACAACGCCCGGCAGGGCTGTACGACATGCAGGATGTGCTGGGGCTGCGTTGA